The Gemmatimonadaceae bacterium genome contains a region encoding:
- a CDS encoding PadR family transcriptional regulator: MTRPTDLLQGTLDLLILKTLSWGPAHGYAVARWIEQLTGEVLRIGEGSLYPALHRLEEREWVASSWQLSSTNRRTKVYKLTTKGRQQLRAEASAWMQFVDAVYKVLKAEEQPA; encoded by the coding sequence ATGACGCGGCCGACCGATCTGCTCCAAGGCACGCTTGACCTCCTCATTCTCAAGACGCTCTCCTGGGGACCGGCCCATGGATACGCTGTTGCGCGTTGGATCGAGCAGCTCACCGGCGAAGTGCTGCGCATCGGCGAGGGCTCCCTCTATCCCGCGCTCCACCGGCTGGAGGAGCGCGAATGGGTGGCGTCGAGCTGGCAGCTCTCGAGCACGAATCGCCGCACCAAAGTCTACAAGCTCACGACCAAGGGCCGACAGCAGCTCCGCGCCGAGGCGAGCGCGTGGATGCAGTTCGTCGATGCCGTTTATAAAGTGCTCAAGGCGGAGGAGCAGCCCGCATGA
- a CDS encoding ABC transporter permease, whose amino-acid sequence MSERRLRYFEFWRRDPRRDVEDEIRFHLEARIADLVGRGLSPDEARRRAEAEFGDARVVRDETVAIDQRIIRRGRRAEWWLDAMRDARVGLRSLWRTPTFALSTILCAALGIGVTAAILSATYSILIRPLPYPNAERLVAVYSENTIRGYHGVNISWPDFVSWRDGTRTFASLGMWTWTTKTLADDATEAERVYGAFVTANLFPTLGVRPMIGRAFTTDEEKEGGPLVALLSYRLWQRRFAADSAIFGRRITIDGRLYAVVGVMPPSFNFPDNGDIWLPFTVTPSEEEHGNRGYAGAIGRLKPGVTLEQARSDLHAIDAELVREFPNENYGWRAELTPLRKDLVGDLEQPLKVFVGAVALVLLLVCANLANLMLARGTLRSREIAIRSALGASRRRLTLQLITESLLIACLGGVVGVGIAWWGVRLLRFGFPDQSPPFFISLTLDAPALAIVAALTILTGIMFGTLPALRAARADPNATLREGSRGEGGSTRRSRLRGALVMAEIAVSVVLLVGAMLLVRSYRQLAGTSLGFDERGILSAHLTLPTAEYPEPSQAKAFYDQLFGRLRQLPGVTVVGSAQGIPFSGWNVQAAATVEGTPPPRRGEELMAHYQFVAPEYFKAIGVGLVRGRWLADADRDTLNPVVLVNERLVEKGFGGRDPIGKRLHIGGDRLPFATVVGVVRDFRHYRLPRPMGPAVYFSFAAYPARTQTIVIRTTRSDPHSLIPDLRTAVRALDPRLALYEVQTFDEAVTRSLWRPRLQENVVAIFAALSLVLACIGLYGVISCAVAERTRELGVRMALGATRRDVLWLVIAQSGRLMFAGIVVGVVVAYVSVRILDTLLYGVGTHDVATFAAVPVFLAAVALAAAFIPARRATQIDPIIAMRGE is encoded by the coding sequence ATGAGTGAGCGCCGATTGCGCTATTTCGAGTTCTGGCGGCGCGATCCGCGCCGCGACGTCGAGGACGAGATCCGCTTTCACCTCGAAGCACGCATTGCGGATCTGGTGGGGAGAGGTCTTTCACCGGACGAGGCGCGACGCCGCGCGGAAGCGGAGTTCGGCGACGCGCGGGTCGTGCGAGACGAGACGGTGGCCATCGATCAACGCATCATCCGCCGCGGCCGTCGCGCCGAATGGTGGCTCGACGCCATGCGCGATGCGCGGGTCGGCCTGCGTTCGCTCTGGCGCACGCCAACCTTTGCACTTTCGACGATACTGTGCGCCGCGCTAGGCATCGGCGTCACCGCCGCCATCCTGTCGGCGACCTACTCGATTCTGATTCGGCCGCTCCCCTATCCCAACGCCGAGCGGCTCGTCGCCGTGTATAGCGAGAACACCATCCGCGGCTATCACGGCGTGAACATCTCCTGGCCGGACTTCGTTTCCTGGCGGGATGGAACGCGCACGTTCGCATCGCTCGGCATGTGGACGTGGACGACAAAGACCTTGGCGGACGACGCGACCGAAGCCGAGCGCGTATACGGCGCGTTCGTCACGGCGAATCTGTTTCCAACGCTCGGCGTTCGACCGATGATTGGTCGAGCTTTCACGACCGACGAGGAGAAGGAAGGTGGACCGTTGGTCGCGCTGCTGAGCTATCGGCTCTGGCAGCGCCGCTTCGCGGCGGACAGCGCGATCTTCGGGAGACGCATAACGATCGACGGCCGACTCTACGCCGTCGTCGGCGTGATGCCGCCGTCGTTCAACTTCCCGGACAACGGCGACATCTGGCTGCCGTTCACGGTGACGCCGTCGGAGGAAGAGCACGGGAATCGGGGATATGCCGGTGCGATCGGTCGTTTGAAGCCGGGAGTCACGCTCGAGCAGGCGCGCTCCGACTTGCACGCCATCGACGCCGAACTGGTGCGGGAGTTCCCTAACGAGAATTACGGTTGGCGCGCCGAGTTGACTCCTTTGCGCAAGGATCTCGTCGGTGATCTCGAACAGCCGCTCAAGGTCTTCGTTGGCGCCGTCGCGCTCGTGCTCCTGCTGGTGTGTGCCAATCTCGCCAATCTGATGCTCGCGCGCGGAACCTTGCGGTCACGCGAGATTGCCATCCGTAGCGCGCTCGGCGCGTCGCGCCGCCGCCTAACGCTGCAGTTGATCACCGAAAGTCTGCTCATCGCCTGCCTCGGTGGCGTGGTCGGTGTTGGGATCGCCTGGTGGGGTGTTCGTCTCTTGCGATTCGGTTTTCCGGATCAATCGCCGCCCTTCTTCATCTCGCTGACGCTGGATGCGCCCGCCCTCGCCATCGTTGCCGCCCTGACAATTCTCACGGGGATCATGTTCGGAACGCTTCCCGCGCTTCGCGCCGCCCGAGCCGATCCCAACGCGACGCTCCGCGAAGGCTCGCGCGGCGAAGGCGGCTCGACGCGCCGGTCGCGTTTGCGTGGGGCCCTCGTCATGGCCGAGATCGCGGTATCGGTCGTGCTGCTCGTCGGCGCGATGCTGCTCGTCCGCAGCTATCGCCAGCTCGCCGGTACGTCGTTAGGCTTCGACGAGAGGGGCATCCTGTCCGCACACCTCACGCTGCCGACTGCCGAATATCCCGAGCCCTCGCAGGCGAAGGCGTTCTATGACCAGCTCTTCGGCCGACTGCGACAGCTACCCGGCGTTACCGTTGTCGGATCGGCGCAAGGAATTCCCTTCAGCGGCTGGAACGTCCAGGCCGCGGCCACCGTCGAGGGGACCCCACCACCGCGGCGCGGTGAAGAACTGATGGCGCACTATCAGTTCGTCGCGCCAGAATATTTCAAGGCAATCGGTGTCGGTCTCGTGCGCGGTCGGTGGCTCGCCGATGCGGACCGCGATACGCTGAATCCCGTCGTTCTGGTGAACGAGCGGCTGGTCGAGAAGGGCTTTGGCGGACGCGATCCAATCGGCAAGCGCCTCCACATCGGGGGCGACCGCCTGCCCTTTGCTACGGTCGTGGGTGTCGTCCGCGACTTCCGTCATTATCGACTCCCCCGCCCGATGGGGCCCGCCGTTTATTTCTCCTTCGCGGCCTATCCGGCGCGCACACAGACGATCGTGATTCGCACGACGCGCAGCGATCCGCATTCACTAATCCCCGATCTGCGTACGGCGGTGCGAGCGCTGGACCCTCGGCTCGCTCTCTACGAGGTACAAACCTTCGACGAGGCGGTCACGCGGTCGCTCTGGCGTCCACGATTGCAGGAGAACGTCGTGGCGATCTTTGCTGCGCTGTCACTGGTACTGGCCTGCATCGGGCTCTATGGGGTCATCTCGTGCGCCGTTGCGGAACGCACACGCGAGCTTGGTGTGCGCATGGCGCTCGGCGCGACGCGCCGCGATGTGCTCTGGCTGGTGATCGCTCAGAGTGGACGTCTCATGTTTGCCGGCATCGTCGTGGGCGTTGTTGTCGCGTATGTCTCGGTGCGTATTCTCGATACGCTGCTGTATGGTGTCGGAACGCACGACGTGGCGACATTCGCCGCGGTGCCGGTTTTCCTGGCGGCGGTGGCGCTGGCTGCGGCGTTCATTCCCGCACGACGAGCCACGCAGATCGATCCCATCATCGCGATGCGAGGGGAGTAG
- a CDS encoding ABC transporter permease: MAVLHWLRSLWANLVHRDHVEESLDDELRAYLELLTVEYERRGYAPDEARRAAAVEIGGVGQVKESTRDVWAGDVLASSQRELRYTWRSLRRSPGFLVTVILIIALGIGANATIFGVIDELLFRPPAHVKEPDRVVLLSMAVPADRVGQQTLNFPVFRTLRTDWHAVDAVALAAYGTLELPVGRGQGAENVLGLPVSASYFPMLGVEPERGRFFSADEDAEPNGAPVVIISDGFWTRHFGRAADVLGKTLDVGNRRVTVIGVAPRGFTGTEFGRVDIWLPITAAMQPFLNTSPDWQQNARATYAHVFARIRTGVPFADAAREADRVLANVYPDAWWVRDRSARLTPLRASRSINLGTENELLMLLAGMALVVLVIVIANVASLLLARALRRRREIAVRLALGASRTQLVRLVLTESLFLALCGGVAAVFLAYWCSQAIRGLLFGDVAWTSAVVDYRLLVFSAIAVLVIATLAGLLPALESTRSELTTALKAGAREGGGQRTRSRRILIVVQVALSTMLLVGAGLFLRSLRNVSSLRLGVDVDRVLYGSMSLSAIGDKPDEVELLLRGELARVRAIPGIAHAAVALTIPFGPSFGANVRVPGRDSLPPGDGPYLNLVGRDYFATLGARIVEGREFTDADDDGAAPRVVIVSASMARRVWPGATALGRCIFVGEKTAPCARVVGVVEDVRRQQLLDEAPSFVYLPLAQAQVTPASWRSDLYLVARPSGEARRMIEPVRRAMQSAAPGLPYATVQVIADMPEVMMQLRQWRLGTMLFGSFGVLALVLAAVGLFGLISYNVASRVHEIGVRIALGARRTAVAGLVVRQALAVDAIGVAAGIVAAMIAERLIASLLYGVSPNDPLVFGAVSGTMLLVGLVASIVPVIQALSVDALEALRAD, translated from the coding sequence ATGGCCGTCCTGCATTGGCTCCGGAGCCTTTGGGCAAATCTCGTCCACCGCGATCACGTCGAGGAGTCGCTCGACGACGAGTTGCGGGCGTACCTCGAGCTCCTCACCGTCGAGTACGAGCGGCGCGGCTATGCACCTGACGAGGCGCGTCGCGCCGCCGCCGTCGAGATCGGCGGGGTCGGCCAGGTGAAGGAGAGTACCCGCGATGTCTGGGCCGGCGACGTCCTCGCCTCGAGCCAGCGCGAGCTTCGCTATACGTGGCGCAGCCTGCGCCGCTCACCGGGCTTCCTCGTCACCGTCATTCTGATCATCGCGCTCGGCATCGGCGCGAACGCGACGATCTTCGGGGTCATCGACGAGCTGCTCTTTCGTCCACCGGCGCACGTGAAGGAGCCCGACCGGGTCGTCCTGCTCTCGATGGCCGTACCCGCTGATCGCGTCGGACAGCAAACGCTCAACTTTCCTGTCTTTCGCACGCTCCGCACGGACTGGCACGCCGTCGACGCCGTCGCCCTCGCCGCGTATGGAACGCTGGAGCTTCCGGTCGGCCGCGGCCAGGGCGCGGAGAACGTACTGGGGCTTCCCGTGAGCGCGAGCTATTTCCCGATGCTCGGCGTCGAGCCGGAGCGGGGCCGCTTCTTCTCGGCCGACGAGGACGCCGAGCCTAACGGCGCTCCGGTCGTCATTATCAGCGACGGCTTCTGGACGCGTCACTTTGGTCGCGCCGCCGACGTGCTCGGGAAGACACTCGACGTCGGCAATCGGCGCGTCACAGTCATCGGCGTAGCGCCTCGCGGCTTTACCGGCACCGAGTTTGGCCGCGTGGATATCTGGTTGCCGATCACGGCGGCGATGCAGCCATTCCTCAACACCAGCCCCGATTGGCAACAGAACGCGCGGGCGACGTATGCGCATGTGTTCGCGCGCATACGGACAGGAGTCCCCTTTGCCGACGCCGCGAGAGAAGCCGATCGCGTCCTCGCGAATGTGTACCCGGATGCGTGGTGGGTTCGCGACCGGAGCGCGCGTCTCACGCCCCTGCGCGCGTCGCGCTCCATCAATCTCGGCACGGAGAACGAACTGCTGATGCTCCTGGCGGGGATGGCGCTCGTCGTGCTCGTGATCGTGATCGCCAACGTTGCCAGCCTGCTCCTCGCTCGCGCGCTGCGCCGGCGTCGCGAGATCGCGGTCCGGCTCGCGCTCGGAGCCTCGCGAACGCAGCTCGTCAGGCTCGTGCTCACCGAGAGTCTCTTTCTGGCGCTCTGCGGCGGGGTCGCGGCCGTGTTCCTCGCGTACTGGTGCAGTCAGGCGATTCGTGGATTGCTCTTCGGTGACGTGGCATGGACGTCGGCGGTCGTCGACTACCGCCTGCTCGTCTTTTCAGCGATCGCGGTCCTCGTCATTGCAACGCTCGCCGGACTCCTCCCCGCGCTCGAATCGACGCGGTCCGAGCTCACGACCGCCCTCAAGGCTGGCGCGCGCGAAGGCGGCGGTCAGCGCACCCGCTCGCGAAGAATCCTCATCGTCGTCCAGGTTGCGCTGTCGACGATGCTACTGGTCGGGGCCGGCCTGTTCCTGCGCTCGCTGCGGAATGTCTCGTCGCTGCGGTTGGGCGTCGACGTGGATCGTGTGCTGTACGGCTCGATGAGCCTGAGCGCGATCGGCGACAAGCCTGACGAGGTGGAGTTGCTCCTGCGCGGCGAGCTGGCGCGGGTCCGCGCGATTCCCGGCATCGCGCACGCCGCTGTCGCGCTGACTATTCCCTTTGGCCCCTCCTTTGGGGCCAACGTCCGTGTGCCGGGCCGAGACTCGCTACCGCCTGGTGATGGGCCATATCTCAATCTCGTTGGCCGCGACTATTTCGCGACACTCGGCGCGCGGATTGTCGAGGGACGCGAGTTCACCGACGCCGATGATGACGGGGCGGCGCCGCGCGTCGTGATCGTGAGCGCTTCGATGGCGCGCCGCGTGTGGCCGGGCGCGACGGCATTGGGCCGATGCATCTTCGTCGGCGAGAAGACGGCCCCGTGCGCGCGCGTCGTCGGTGTCGTGGAGGACGTCCGTCGGCAGCAACTGCTCGACGAAGCGCCGAGTTTCGTGTACCTGCCGTTGGCACAAGCGCAAGTGACGCCAGCGAGCTGGCGGAGCGATCTGTATCTCGTCGCGCGTCCGTCGGGAGAGGCGAGGCGGATGATCGAGCCAGTGCGCCGGGCGATGCAGAGCGCGGCGCCGGGTTTGCCTTACGCAACCGTGCAGGTGATTGCGGACATGCCGGAGGTGATGATGCAGCTTCGGCAATGGCGACTCGGGACGATGCTGTTCGGAAGCTTCGGCGTGCTGGCACTCGTGCTCGCGGCGGTCGGTCTCTTCGGTCTCATCTCGTACAATGTGGCGAGTCGCGTTCACGAGATCGGCGTCCGCATCGCGCTTGGCGCGCGCCGTACGGCCGTGGCGGGGCTGGTTGTTAGGCAGGCGCTCGCC